The proteins below come from a single Jaculus jaculus isolate mJacJac1 chromosome 12, mJacJac1.mat.Y.cur, whole genome shotgun sequence genomic window:
- the LOC123453748 gene encoding ubiquitin-conjugating enzyme E2 D3-like, producing MALKRINKELSDLARDPPAQCSAGPVGDDMFHWQATIMGPYQGGVFFLTIHFPTDYPFKPPKVAFTTRIYHPNINSNGSICLDILRSQWSPALTISKVLLSICSLLCDPNPDDPLVPEIARIYKTDKYNRRSWEQTQKYAT from the coding sequence ATGGCGCTGAAACGGATTAATAAGGAACTTAGTGATTTGGCCCGTGACCCTCCAGCACAATGTTCTGCAGGTCCAGTTGGGGATGATATGTTTCATTGGCAAGCCACAATTATGGGACCATATCAAGGCGGTGTATTCTTTTTGACAATTCATTTTCCTACAGACTACCCCTTCAAACCACCTAAGGTTGCATTTACAACCAGAATTTATCATCCAAATATTAATAGTAATGGCAGCATTTGTCTTGATATTCTAAGATCACAGTGGTCTCCGGCTTTAACTATTTCTAAAGTTCTTTTATCCATTTGTTCACTGCTATGTGATCCAAACCCAGATGACCCCCTAGTGCCAGAGATTGCACGGATCTATAAAACAGATAAGTACAACAGAAGATCTTGGGAACAGACTCAGAAGTACGCCACGTGA